From a region of the Podospora pseudopauciseta strain CBS 411.78 chromosome 7 map unlocalized CBS411.78m_7, whole genome shotgun sequence genome:
- a CDS encoding uncharacterized protein (EggNog:ENOG503Q4WJ; COG:Z) codes for MPGSRPKPPCVQSVVPCCRSGSCLRPSKVPLQDPTCSLLACAYLFLEALEVRTPARRGFGDTAPGPDSTEPRRSALPIVYIFNLISPVCVSCRQDDAMSDEVSDFLRSVELLKERREEEDEARSRELEERILQEKRERQARRAERARSISPQKSSPANTPSPTSHRIGLPSLADGTSLPSPAFERSGSPLPRGVSSLDEPTDSVTDLSSSPTKENEFPLDSDIKRTSVSVTSPSVGVASARSPLSWQRRPRSQTSDRIKMRPLSMVAAENAARNSPNLSEPAPPAEETLSRDQIAQSLAGKDPSWFRQTADPGRGSGAFRKTQVEDEDTVDVTSSARTQLPGMSRPSATDSPRDSPRPESQTLPMQLGSPLPITSAQRLEPPISDAFGEPDTPTSNRHSIASPGRTSPARTGSPTKGMGGFVQSAMMKRSDSVKRWSVNSPGGLQRADSVVSPRASPRPTSMLFREGSSTPLSRPTSSYGKEEAEKTETQQEDQKEEKELQQEEDIPAGAKTPKQPKAEQQEESEKTTPPTSPSKTMDPRRWSPTKSSSWLEAALNKPESPKAKPAPTPAPNQPAWMLELNKAKAQKVISASAEPLRSPSFLKKAEVKTDGLMRSTPMGASLKPSALSSFPAVPAVATSDKAPVSDFRNNLRKPSPTNEAFETTAPSLPAKIKPEVASKNDFRANLKHRSSAFDANKSSEAVDELKTVFGSLRRTKTQNYVAPDELKDNIVRGKRGLSITGGPKKTERVDEFKDAILKKKEDFKKAQEEGRGVTRELSSASEKSLPEGLVKKLELNRTGTFSKPSPPELPQASPGLASSNRTSYFSPKPEISSSTTSKFSPEAEPTTATKQTTLPGRLSGRSGGSVGGLAERFNPALAGLIARGPLGASGPAKSPEASASPDSGEAAATEEPTKPGPQLTHMTKGRARGPKRKAPSSIAKAVEQPVEKQSSADLNKEAATAPPPAKPITSPKPSRFASSATAENDTAASKTEKQVTSPKPDRFSGSKTDSESVAERRKSFILQRRKSVAEVIALVDSSSRASKVEAEPTGQPISLIGSPSVKTRARSPTKVHEQVAALAALSQQASKPAEDEAPPASAPIRNRPRSTTKVHEQAAALAALAAKGQQAAEEPAAVSTPVRTRSRSPTKVFDQVVALAAKNQALGAAEEDATPAPSSPKKLDMKRISKFMDQQDQATILPEPVKSRPASPAKESFTAVASPQPEPLALRSSSPSKDRFSGLASPSAGKQLLSERPQLEPSAPIKSTPPVLGGGVGLGLTQSDVAPKPPRKDTKEFERPPRVPPKGARPLPEPPAVTSTPPRTVASPPPLVQSPSFRSPTKHASDVSSMLTDFFGSERPRRKYTTDAAEILVKRPVSTAPVRTQLAQLFQLTPEGKKIPVPPHHERVLFEREMYICPHSFIDSTGRNVNEIYFWAGDEVPSPVVEDTYLFAAREARSFGGKLIKLTQGKESSEFLQALGGIIIVRRGSSNKYDSLAPHMLCGRRYHGQVAFDEVDFSPLSLCSGFPYLITHEGKCTLWKGKGSDMEELGCARLVGMEFALSGDLAEVDEGYETPRFWALFGAGATTNTRPISADHWRLKTNYGRYSNRLFVANADASSSTQIEELSPFSQTDLSPSKIYVLDAFFEIYIIVGGKSQSQYAAFHIALDFAQEYAILAAGMEDRPFVPVATVVLEGIPRDLKAVFRKWRDSASPTRTVVPSQQQQQQQSAGEPQRSSSSGSNKGGGLRRARSLKIVPLNVALKAVAEN; via the exons ATGCCAGGTTCCCGTCCCAAGCCTCCATGCGTCCAAAGTGTTGTCCCGTGCTGCCGGTCTGGTTCCTGTTTGAGACCATCAAAAGTGCCCCTCCAGGACCCTACATGCTCTCTTCTTGCTTGTGCCTACCTATTCCTTGAAGCTCTTGAAGTGCGAACACCAGCCCGTCGTGGATTTGGTGATACTGCCCCGGGCCCCGACAGCACAGAGCCGCGCCGAAGCGCTCTCCCTATTGTTTACATCTTTAATCTAATTTCCCCCGTGTGCGTGTCATGCAGACAGGACGACGCCATGTCTGACGAGGTTTCCGACTTTTTGCGGTCAGTCGAGTTGTTGAAGGAGCGAcgcgaagaagaggacgaggcaCGCTCGCGAGAACTCGAGGAGAGGATCCTgcaggagaagagagagcgACAGGCCCGACGTGCAG AACGCGCAAGATCGATTTCACCACAAAAGTCTTCCCCAGCCAACACACCATCACCTACCTCGCATCGAATTGGTCTACCGTCGCTTGCCGATGGCACAAGCTTGCCATCTCCTGCATTCGAGCGTTCGGGAAGCCCACTGCCGCGGGGTGTATCATCATTGGATGAGCCTACGGATAGCGTAACCGACTTATCGAGCTcaccaacaaaagaaaacgagTTCCCCCTCGACTCCGATATCAAGCGAACGAGTGTCTCTGTAACTTCGCCATCTGTCGGTGTCGCTTCTGCCCGATCTCCCCTTTCGTGGCAAAGAAGGCCTAGGTCACAAACCTCCGATCGGATCAAGATGAGACCATTATCAATGGTGGCTGCTGAGAACGCCGCTCGAAACTCGCCCAACCTCTCCGAACCGGCACCTCCGGCCGAGGAAACCCTCTCTCGAGACCAGATTGCGCAGTCCCTGGCTGGCAAGGACCCCTCCTGGTTTCGGCAGACGGCCGACCCTGGCCGCGGCTCGGGAGCATTCAGGAAGACTCAGGTCGAGGACGAAGACACGGTTGATGTCACTTCATCTGCACGCACCCAGCTTCCCGGCATGTCTCGTCCCTCCGCAACGGACTCCCCAAGGGATAGCCCTCGACCTGAGTCTCAGACTCTGCCCATGCAGCTCGGATCGCCCCTCCCTATCACAAGCGCCCAGCGTCTCGAGCCCCCAATTAGCGATGCATTCGGAGAACCTGACACCCCAACATCTAATCGTCACTCTATCGCATCACCTGGGCGGACATCCCCGGCAAGAACCGGGTCTCCCACCAAAGGAATGGGTGGATTTGTGCAAAGTGCCATGATGAAGCGTTCCGATAGCGTCAAGCGGTGGAGTGTAAATTCTCCAGGGGGCTTGCAACGTGCCGACTCCGTGGTGTCTCCTAGGGCCAGCCCTCGTCCTACTAGCATGCTGTTCAGAGAGGGATCGTCGACCCCCCTTTCAAGACCTACTTCGAGCTATGGAAAAGAGGAGGCAGAGAAGACGGAGACTCAACAGGAAGACcaaaaggaagagaaggaactACAGCAAGAGGAGGACATCCCGGCCGGAGCGAAGACCCCAAAACAGCCAAAGGCTGAGCAACAGGAGGAATCTGAAAAAACTACCCCTCCAACAAGCCCTTCAAAGACAATGGATCCCCGGAGATGGAGTCCCACCAAAAGCTCGAGCTGGCTTGAGGCTGCTCTCAACAAACCAGAGTCCCCCAAAGCGAAGCCTGCCCCAACCCCTGCACCAAACCAGCCTGCCTGGATGCTAGAGTTGAACAAGGCCAAGGCGCAAAAAGTGATCAGCGCGAGCGCGGAGCCGCTACGAAGCCCATCCTTCTTGAAGAAGGCTGAAGTGAAGACCGACGGACTTATGAGGTCCACTCCCATGGGAGCCAGTCTGAAACCATCCGCGCTGAGCTCGTTCCCGGCTGTTCCTGCAGTTGCGACGAGCGATAAAGCGCCGGTCAGCGATTTCCGTAACAACCTCAgaaaaccatcaccaacaaacgAGGCCTTTGAGACTACTGCCCCCAGCCTACCAGCCAAGATTAAGCCTGAGGTAGCGTCGAAAAATGATTTCCGCGCCAATCTCAAGCACCGCTCTTCGGCCTTCGATGCTAACAAGTCATCAGAAGCTGTAGATGAGCTCAAGACTGTGTTTGGAAGCCTGCGCAGGACCAAGACACAGAATTACGTGGCTCCAGATGAACTCAAGGACAACATTGTAAGAGGCAAGAGAGGCTTGAGCATCACTGGCGGACCCAAAAAGACGGAGCGTGTGGACGAGTTCAAAGACGCTATcctaaagaaaaaagaggatTTCAAAAAGgcacaagaagaagggcggggTGTCACAAGAGAACTTAGCTCTGCATCCGAAAAGTCACTTCCCGAGGGCCTGGTCAAAAAGTTGGAGCTCAACCGAACTGGTACTTTCTCCAAGCCTTCCCCTCCGGAATTACCTCAGGCATCCCCTGGGCTTGCCAGCTCAAATCGCACCAGCTATTTCTCCCCCAAACCAGAaatctcctcatcaacaacctcgaaATTTTCTCCAGAAGCTGAGCCAACAACGGCTACAAAACAAACGACACTGCCCGGGAGGCTTAGTGGCCGAAGTGGGGGCAGTGTTGGAGGGTTAGCAGAGAGATTCAATCCTGCTTTGGCAGGCCTCATAGCAAGAGGTCCGCTAGGAGCTTCGGGCCCAGCCAAGAGTCCAGAGGCGTCTGCTAGCCCTGACTCCGGAGAAGCTGCGGCAACAGAAGAACCCACAAAGCCTGGGCCTCAGCTGACTCATATGACAAAGGGTAGAGCCCGTGGTCCTAAGAGGAAGGCCCCGTCCAGTATTGCAAAGGCCGTTGAGCAACCTGTGGAGAAGCAATCGTCTGCCGACTTGAACAAGGAAGCTGCCACCGCTCCGCCCCCGGCCAAGCCAATCACTTCTCCCAAGCCTTCCAGATTCGCTAGCTCTGCGACGGCCGAGAACGACACCGCAGCCTCGAAGACCGAGAAGCAAGTGACATCCCCGAAGCCGGACAGGTTTTCTGGCTCCAAGACAGACAGTGAGTCGGTTGCGGAACGGCGTAAGTCGTTCATTCTGCAGAGGCGAAAGTCTGTTGCAGAGGTCATTGCACTCGTTGATTCCTCCAGCCGGGCTTCGAAAGTGGAAGCTGAGCCTACCGGCCAACCCATCTCTCTGATTGGATCTCCTTCTGTTAAAACCAGAGCCCGGTCGCCGACCAAGGTGCATGAACAGGTGGCAGCACTCGCGGCATTGAGTCAACAAGCATCAAAGCctgccgaggatgaggctcCACCGGCCTCTGCTCCCATCAGAAACCGCCCTCgatccaccaccaaagtTCATGAACAGGCTGCAGCGCTTGCAGCCCTTGCTGCTAAGGGTCAGCAAGCTGCCGAAGAACCAGCAGCTGTGTCTACTCCTGTCAGAACCCGCTCCCGTTCTCCAACCAAGGTGTTTGACCAGGTAGTTGCCCTTGCGGCCAAGAACCAGGCCTTGGGTGCCGCTGAGGAGGACGCTACACCCGCACCGTCAAGCCCAAAGAAGCTCGATATGAAGAGGATCTCCAAGTTTATGGATCAGCAAGACCAGGCCACTATCTTGCCCGAGCCTGTGAAGTCACGACCCGCTTCACCTGCCAAAGAGAGCTTCACCGCCGTTGCAAGCCCGCAACCCGAGCCTCTCGCTTTGCGGTCGTCCTCACCGTCCAAGGACCGCTTCTCGGGCCTGGCTAGTCCCTCGGCCGGAAAGCAGTTGTTGAGCGAAAGGCCCCAGCTCGAGCCATCAGCGCCCATCAAGAGCACCCCCCCAGTGCTTGGTGGCGGAGTCGGCTTGGGCTTGACACAGTCGGACGTGGCCCCAAAGCCACCTCGAAAAGACACCAAAGAATTCGAGAGACCACCTAGAGTGCCCCCCAAGGGCGCTAGGCCTCTTCCCGAGCCTCCCGCGGTCACATCTACGCCTCCTCGGACGGTCGCGTCCCCCCCACCTCTTGTACAATCCCCTTCTTTCCGGTCTCCTACGAAGCATGCTTCGGATGTTTCGTCTATGCTTACCGATTTCTTTGGCTCAGAGCGTCCTCGGCGAAAGTACACTACCGACGCGGCCGAGATTCTCGTAAAGCGGCCGGTATCGACCGCGCCCGTTCGCACTCAGCTGGCTCAGCTTTTCCAACTGACCCCAGAGGGCAAAAAGATACCTGTGCCGCCACATCACGAACGGGTCTTGTTCGAGCGTGAGATGTACATTTGCCCCCACTCTTTCATTGACAGCACTGGGAGAAACGTGAATGAAATTTATTTTTGGGCTGGCGACGAGGTTCCCTCGCCTGTCGTGGAGGATACGTACCTCTTTGCGGCGAGGGAAGCTCGCTCCTTTGGCGGCAAGCTCATCAAATTAACACAGGGCAAGGAGAGCTCCGAATTTCTGCAGGCTCTCGGCGGCATTATCATTGTTCGACGTGGATCAAGCAACAAATACGACTCGCTTGCGCCGCACATGCTCTGTGGCAGGCGGTACCACGGCCAGGTTGCGTTCGATGAGGTTGATTTCTCGCCTCTGAGTCTGTGTTCTGGCTTTCCTTATCTGATCACCCATGAAGGCAAGTGTACTCTCTGGAAGGGCAAAGGCAGTGACATGGAGGAGTTGGGTTGTGCGAGATTGGTGGGTATGGAGTTTGCGTTGTCGGGCGATCTGGCCGAGGTCGACGAGGGCTATGAGACTCCGAGATTCTGGGCTCTCTTTGGGGCAggggccaccaccaacacgcGGCCTATCTCGGCGGATCACTGGAGGCTGAAGACGAATTATGGCAGATACAGCAACAGGCTGTTTGTTGCCAATGCCGATGCCTCCAGCAGCACACAG ATCGAGGAACTGTCACCCTTTAGCCAAACAGACCTATCGCCATCCAAGATCTACGTCCTCGACGCCTTTTTCGAAATCTACATCATCGTCGGAGGCAAGTCGCAGTCACAATACGCCGCCTTCCACATCGCGCTGGACTTTGCTCAAGAATACGCCATACTTGCCGCCGGCATGGAGGACAGACCGTTTGTCCCTGTTGCCACCGTCGTGTTGGAGGGTATCCCAAGAGACTTGAAAGCCGTGTTCAGAAAGTGGAGAGACAGCGCCAGTCCCACCAGGACGGTGGTGCCCtcacagcaacagcaacaacaacagtcaGCTGGTGAGCCGCAaagaagcagcagctcggGAAGTAACAAGGGTGGCGGGTtgaggagagcgaggagcTTGAAGATTGTGCCTTTGAATGTGGCGTTGAAGGCGGTGGCGGAGAATTAA
- a CDS encoding uncharacterized protein (COG:S; EggNog:ENOG503NTW2; BUSCO:EOG09260OLB) has protein sequence MASRHGYNYNYASNPSGYGSGGEAGPPREAGARRKKLAAFAGSVYRAGAAAASEIKEQYNNTRIRNVESMDASQYSIPGSFPDVKIIHKGEEQMVLFPTYAKMHVKGAGRHPPGHVVVQTQPQQQQTRDGQSQGQNQERFWKDEWDKNADDNAVVDVDIRGWIYMPNTGPMTRRNRMVIGLARRLSGIPPPTTSQGGSSAEDHEQMKEEKRIAEEAKRIEKQGREEEEVATRGGYSEGPDRSDSARGPRTAARRTASNSPPPSPPLPARTNTGGPADLTEAELAVANANLMARIGPFMTTPLVQHPITLFFYNDTRSRSRTIQTDDSGHFIVRVFLDFVPTHVRVLASENISATNPIEIIDSTGVSLISDVDDTIKRSNIGMGAREIFRNTFIRDLADLTVPGVTEWYHTMHDLGVQLHYCSNSPWQLFPVLATFFHMAGLPQGSIHLKHYSGMLQGIFEPVAERKKGTLEAILRDFPERRFILVGDSGEADLEVYTDLAVQNPGRVLGIFIRDVTTPDELGFFDSGFKLDSDQRSTLRATRARIEQQSEPRNEEARPQLPPRTSASSAGSRGPVEGTLIDFSDDSTQVSPSQSRRESNQERPRTAVPSSELPLRKAPPPRPAKPDALRSASASDTAASSRDSPASAPNPRVHALSVSSGSRPPITSTASSPAASRDRTTPPPPPPPRRSGTGSSTQSLPQAQHPVKRANASFDGIIHSTSSSQGSLTPPNVPPNNAAAAMNKKVDIWLRRLARAHETLDGMGVPLYTWRRGEDVIKEAEGIVKEALKEAHKR, from the coding sequence ATGGCGTCACGTCATGGTTACAACTATAATTACGCCTCCAACCCTAGCGGCTATGGTAGCGGTGGCGAGGCTGGACCGCCACGGGAGGCTGGTGCCCGGCGCAAGAAATTAGCTGCCTTTGCTGGGAGTGTATATCgcgctggtgctgctgctgcgtcGGAGATCAAGGAGCAGTACAACAACACCCGGATACGAAATGTGGAGTCTATGGATGCGAGCCAGTACTCTATTCCTGGGTCGTTTCCCGATGTCAAGATCATTCacaagggggaggagcagatgGTGCTTTTTCCTACTTATGCAAAGATGCATGTGAAGGGAGCTGGAAGACACCCGCCTGGTCATGTGGTGGTTCAGACACAaccgcaacagcagcagactAGGGATGGGCAGTCTCAGGGGCAAAATCAGGAACGGTTTTGGAAGGATGAGTGGGATAAGAATGCCGACGATAACGCGGTCGTGGACGTTGACATCAGGGGTTGGATATATATGCCCAACACGGGACCGATGACCAGAAGAAATCGCATGGTGATTGGTCTTGCCAGGAGGCTCAGTGGCATTCCACCACCGACGACATCGCAGGGAGGTTCGTCAGCCGAGGACCATGAGCAGatgaaagaagagaagagaatcGCAGAAGAGGCAAAGAGGATTGAGAAGCAGGgcagagaggaagaggaggttgcgACAAGAGGGGGCTACAGCGAGGGTCCAGACCGAAGTGACTCGGCCCGGGGGCCACGAACTGCAGCCCGTAGGACAGCCTCGAACTccccgccaccatcaccaccattgCCGGCAAGGACGAATACGGGGGGGCCAGCCGACCTGACTGAGGCTGAGCTGGCAGTGGCCAATGCGAACCTCATGGCGCGAATAGGACCGTTCATGACGACGCCTCTTGTCCAGCATCCAATCACACTCTTCTTCTACAACGATACTCGATCGAGATCTCGTACGATACAGACAGATGACTCTGGGCATTTCATTGTCCGTGTGTTTCTGGACTTTGTGCCCACCCATGTTAGGGTACTGGCGAGTGAAAACATCTCGGCGACAAATCCCATCGAGATTATCGATTCTACCGGTGTAAGCTTGATCAGCGATGTGGACGACACAATCAAACGCTCCAATATTGGCATGGGAGCTCGCGAGATCTTCCGTAACACTTTCATTCGAGATTTGGCGGATTTGACTGTTCCTGGAGTCACCGAGTGGTATCATACTATGCACGATCTTGGGGTCCAGTTGCATTACTGCTCCAACAGTCCATGGCAATTGTTTCCGGTACTTGCGACCTTCTTCCACATGGCTGGGCTGCCACAGGGCTCTATACACCTGAAGCACTACAGCGGGATGTTGCAAGGAATTTTTGAACCAGTGGCGGAGAGGAAAAAGGGGACACTCGAGGCTATCTTGCGAGACTTTCCTGAAAGGAGGTTCATCCTAGTAGGCGACAGCGGTGAGGCTGATCTCGAGGTCTATACCGACCTTGCAGTCCAGAATCCTGGGCGCGTGCTGGGTATCTTCATTCGCGATGTCACTACCCCTGACGAGCTTGGCTTTTTTGACTCTGGATTCAAGCTTGACAGTGACCAGCGGAGTACACTAAGGGCTACTCGAGCGAGGATTGAACAGCAAAGTGAGCCCAGAAATGAGGAAGCACGGCCGCAATTGCCTCCCCGAACGTCAGCCTCATCTGCGGGATCTAGAGGGCCTGTGGAAGGGACCTTGATCGACTTCTCCGATGACTCAACTCAGGTCAGTCCTAGCCAAAGCCGCAGAGAAAGTAACCAGGAGAGGCCGAGAACGGCGGTGCCTTCATCAGAACTTCCCCTCCGTaaggcaccaccacctcggcctGCCAAACCTGATGCTTTGAGGAGCGCCTCGGCATCAGACACAGCTGCTAGCTCGCGGGACAGCCCTGCTTCTGCACCCAACCCTCGTGTTCACGCATTATCTGTGTCGAGCGGCTCTCGACCACCAATCACCAGTACCGCTAGTTCTCCTGCTGCTAGCCGTGATAGaacgacaccaccgccacctcccccacctaGGCGAAGTGGGACGGGATCGAGTACGCAGAGTCTGCCGCAAGCGCAACATCCAGTGAAACGAGCCAACGCCAGTTTTGATGGAATTATTCACTCTACATCCTCTAGCCAAGGGTCACTGACGCCCCCGAATGTTCCACCAAACAACGCGGCAGCTGCTATGAACAAGAAGGTGGACATATGGCTAAGGCGGTTGGCACGAGCTCATGAGACactggatgggatgggggtgcCGCTGTACACGTGGAGAAGAGGCGAGGATGTAAtcaaggaggcggagggtaTTGTGAAGGAGGCACTGAAGGAGGCCCATAAAAGATAG
- the DRS1 gene encoding nucleolar DEAD-box protein required for synthesis of 60S ribosomal subunit (COG:A; EggNog:ENOG503NXAQ) produces MAPVQKKRKTVDDDFILTISDNEEIPNEEEDVEVAAASARPKKKTKTVKKEKKGKKGKKQQRQEGEDEEEEEENDDKEAVWDDGAMDSDFEFALEGVNDFGEEFDGAWGFDDAKKNMLKGGENKVMVDLDAIIERRRAKKEAKAGKKKEEEEEEVEEEDEEMAEVDLDDDDDEVLAEDGFGMGVGSDVEEEEEEEPKDGSDSEDEDEEKDGEADDDDDATSDNDSVATPINHPDDEKDSESEDDEEDAEEAAKRKEFFADEGDVKQEKGVHSSFLEMSLSRPILKGLNSVGFTKPTPIQSKTIPIALMGKDVVGGAVTGSGKTGAFLVPILERLLYRSKKVATTRVVILAPTRELAIQCHAVGVKLASHTDIKFCLAVGGLSLKVQEQELRLRPDVVIATPGRFIDHMRNSASFAVETVEILVLDEADRMLEDGFADELNEILTTLPKSRQTMLFSATMTSSVDRLIRAGLNKPVRIQVDSQKKTASNLRQEFVRLRPGREKKRMGYLVHICKTLYTERVIIFFRQKKIAHETRIIFGLLGMSCAELHGSMNQAQRIASVEAFRDGKVNFLLATDLASRGLDIKGVDTVINYEAPQNLEIYIHRIGRTARAGRSGVALTLAAEPDRKVVKAAVRAGKAQGAKITSRIIEANDADKWQDQIDEMEGEIKEIMQEEKEEKQLQQVEMQVKKGENMIKYEEEIASRPKRTWFETQDDKRAAKLAGREELNGIREQLKKKSQGKLSNKDKKKLDAKQEMKEGRTWKKGKEERAGKGAVLNLSKVKKPKTKGPAGKKSFKRR; encoded by the exons ATGGCGCCCGTccaaaagaagagaaaaaccgtcgacgacgacttcatcctcaccatctccgACAATGAGGAAATCCCaaacgaggaggaggacgtcgaggttgccgccgcctccgctcggccaaaaaagaagaccaagactgtgaagaaggagaaaaagggcaagaaggggaagaagcaacaacgacaggagggggaggatgaggaagaagaggaggagaatgacGACAAGGAGGCTGTTTGGGATGATGGCGCTATGGATTCCGACTTTGAGTTTGCGCTCGAAGGTGTGAACGACTTTGGGGAAGAATTCGACGGCGCGTGGGGTTTTGACGATGCGAAGAAGAATATGCTCAAGGGGGGCGAGAATAAGGTTATGGTTGATTTGGATGCTATCattgagaggaggagggcgaagaaggaggccaaggctggaaagaagaaggaggaggaggaggaggaagtggaagaggaggatgaggagatggcggAAGTGGACcttgacgacgatgatgatgaggtgttGGCGGAGGATGGCTTTGGTATGGGCGTGGGGTctgatgtcgaggaggaggaagaggaggagccaAAAGACGGTTCCGATtctgaggatgaggacgaggagaaggatggcgaggccgacgacgacgacgatgctACTTCGGACAATGACTCGGTCGCGACACCCATCAATCACCCCGACGACGAGAAAGACTCCGAATCcgaagacgatgaagaagatgccgaggaggctgctaAGAGGAAAGAGTTCTTTGCCGATGAGGGCGACGTCAAGCAAGAAAAGGGCGTCCACAGTTCCTTCCTCGAGATGTCGCTTTCCCGTCCTATTCTCAAGGGTCTGAACTCGGTCGGATTCACAAAGCCCACGCCAATTCAGTCCAAGACAATACCAATCGCGCTCATGGGCAAGGATGTTGTCGGTGGTGCCGTGACTGGTTCCGGTAAAACGGGTGCCTTCCTCGTACCCATTCTCGAGCGTCTCCTCTACCGGTCAAAGAAGGTTGCGACAACCAGAGTCGTCATTTTGGCGCCAACGCGTGAATTGGCCATTCAGTGCCACGCTGTCGGTGTCAAGCTGGCATCGCACACAGACATCAAGTTCTGTCTGGCTGTTGGTGGTCTTAGTTTGAAGGTTCAAGAACAGGAGCTGCGCCTGAGACCTGATGTGGTCATCGCCACCCCTGGTCGTTTCATTGATCATATGCGTAACTCTGCCAGCTTTGCTGTTGAGACTGTCGAGATTCTGGTGCTTGATGAGGCCGACAGAATGCTCGAAGACGGGTTCGCGGATGAACTGAACGAaattctcaccaccctccccaagtCGAGGCAAACAATGCTCTTCTCGGCCACCATGACATCGTCCGTTGACAGGCTCATTCGTGCCGGTCTCAACAAGCCTGTCCGCATCCAGGTTGATTCTCAAAAGAAGACTGCCAGCAACCTCAGACAAGAGTTTGTGCGGTTGCGACCGGGCCGTGAGAAGAAGCGTATGGGATACCTGGTACACATTTGCAAGACCCTTTACACAGAGCGCGTCATTATTTTCTTCAGGCAAAAGAAGATTGCGCACGAGACTCGCATCATCTTTGGTCTTTTAGGCATGAGCTGCGCAGAGCTTCACGGCAGCATGAACCAAGCACAG CGTATCGCTAGTGTTGAAGCATTCAGAGACGGCAAGGTCAATTTCCTTTTAGCTACAGATTTGGCCTCTCGTGGTTTGGATATCAAGGGTGTTGACACTGTCATCAACTACGAGGCCCCTCAAAACTTGGAAATCTACATCCATCGTATCGGTCGTACTGCCCGTGCGGGCCGTAGCGGTGTTGCCCTCACGCTGGCAGCCGAGCCCGACCGCAAGGTTGTCAAGGCGGCTGTAAGGGCCGGCAAGGCTCAGGGCGCAAAGATTACCAGCAGAATCATCGAGGCAAATGATGCCGACAAGTGGCAAGATCAGATTGACGAGATGGAGggcgagatcaaggagatcatgcaggaagagaaggaggagaagcaacTTCAACAAGTGGAGATGCAGGTCAAGAAGGGTGAGAACATGATCAAGTACGAAGAGGAGATCGCCTCGCGACCCAAGCGTACATGGTTCGAGACCCAGGATGACAAGAGAGCCGCCAAACTTGCGGGCCGCGAAGAGCTCAACGGCATAAGGGAAcagctcaagaagaagagccaaGGCAAGCTGAGCAACAAGgataagaagaagctcgatgCCAAGCAAGAAATGAAGGAAGGCAGGACAtggaagaagggcaaggaaGAGAGAGCTGGAAAGGGGGCGGTCCTGAACCTTTCCAAGGtgaagaagcccaagacgAAGGGGCCGGCTGGCAAGAAGTCGTTCAAGAGGAGGTAG
- the NUT2 gene encoding RNA polymerase II mediator complex subunit (COG:K; EggNog:ENOG503P6MC), with protein sequence MAPVTSDLPQVQDSVSTTLTLLFQTLTNISLYDSAGRPSAPVLASDLTALDDSLLKVSRLANALPPSAVPGIPLPLMEYVENGRNPDIYTREFVELVRRLNHLTRGKMHAFRDFRDVLAREMAAAMPEVKEDAMRVVEETGGKGPVLLGDEEGKTEGR encoded by the exons ATGGCACCCGTAACCTCCGACCTCCCCCAAGTCCAAG ACTCCGTATcaacaaccctaaccctcctcttccaaaccCTAACCAACATCTCCCTCTACGACTCCGCCGGCCGCCCCTCCGCCCCGGTCCTAGCATCCGACCTTACAGCCCTAGAcgactccctcctcaaagtcTCCCGCCTAGCCaacgccctccccccctccgccgtGCCCGgcatacccctccccctcatgGAATACGTCGAAAACGGGCGAAACCCCGACATCTACACCAGAGAATTCGTCGAGCTGGTCAGGAGATTGAACCATCTCACCAGAGGCAAGATGCACGCCTTTCGAGATTTCAGGGATGTCCTCGCGAGAGAGATGGCGGCGGCTATGCctgaggtgaaggaggatgcgatgagggtggtggaggagacgggAGGGAAGGGGCCGGTTTTGTtgggagatgaggaggggaagacggaggggaggtga